The Leptolyngbya sp. 'hensonii' sequence AGGGTTTCGGCGACCCGCTTACCCTCGTCATAGCAAGATCGGATGCCGATCGGATTAACATTGCCCCGGTAGTCTTCGGTTTGGGGATGGACTTCCGGATCACCATAGACTTCAGAGGTGGAGGCCAGAAAAAACCGGGCTTTGACCCGTTTCGCTAGCCCCAACATGTTCAGCGTCCCCATGACATTGGTTTTGATCGTTTTAACTGGGTTGTACTGATAATGTTGAGGAGAGGCTGGGCAAGCCAGATGATAAATCTGGTCAGCCTCCAGACGAATTGGCTCAGTCACATCATGACGAATCAGTTCAAAGTTAGGGTTCCCCAGCCATTTGAGGATGTTGCGCTTATGGCCGGTAAAAAAATTATCCAGGCAGAGAACTTCGTGGTTCTCCGCCATCAGACGATCAATCAGATGGGAACCGATAAAGCCCGCTCCACCAGTAACTAAAATCCTCATAACCTTCCTGTTGCAGGTGTTCAAATAGATTGGCAATCAAGATAACAGTAAATCACCGCCCCAGCTAGCTTATCCCCGAATTCAATTCCCGGCAGTAAATACTTGATAAATCCTGTGTAAATTTCAAATCTTTCAATTTGAAGTTAAGCTATCCGATTTTTTGAGAAGTCGAATCGTGTAACCCTATATTTTTCAAGGATGCCTGGAGCCATCCGGCATGGTTGCTCCCGTTAACCGGGCACCGTTCAGATTGGCCTCCCAAAGATTGGCTTTACTGAGATTGGCTTTGATCAGATTGGCATTGGTTAGATTGGCCTGTTGCAGGTTGGCCATGCACAGGTCAGCCCCCTGTAAGTTAGTGTGACTCAGGTTTGCCTGACTCAGGGTCGCCTCACGCAAATCGGCCTGTTGCAGGTTAGCCCCTGGTAGATTGGCCTTATACAGGTTGGCCCCAATTAGGTTCACCCCTAACATGTTGGCTTTATACAAATTGGTGCCTACTAGATTGGCCATGCACAGGTTGGCCCGCACCAGATTGGCCATATAAAGGCTGGCCTTACTCAGATCTGCTCCAACTAGATTGGAAAGACTCAGGTCCGCCTCCCGTAAATCGGCAGATCGCAGGTTGGCTTCCCGCATATTGGCCTGACTCAGGGTAACTTCCCGTAAATCAGCCTTATACAGGTTGGCTTCCCGTAAATTCACGACATATAGGATAGCTGTGTATAAACTGGCTCCTTCTAGATTGGCCATAGCCAGGTTCGCCTTTTCCAGATTGGCCATGCATAGGTCAGCTCGACTGAGGTTAACTTCCCGCAGATCCGCCTGATAAAGATTGGCCTCCCTGAGATTACCGATGTAAAGAGTGGCTGTGTATAAGTTGGCCCCTTCCAGGTTGGCATTCCTGAGATTGGCCCCTTCCAGATTGGCCATACAGAGATCGGCTCCGCTCAAGTTAACCTGACGCAAATCTGCCTCATGCAGATCTGCTTCCCTGAGGTTTGCCATGTCAGAGGTAGCCCCATTGGCCTGCGTTGCCTGCTCAGTCTGTCTGTCCCACCATTGGTTCCAACTGGCAACGCCTTGTTCTAAAAGAGCGAGGTGTTCCTTGTTTGCCATCCGGGATTCTCCTTACATACCCACCAGTATTCCCAGAATTCAGCTAAAATCTCGTTCCTGGTGTAACTGTAGCAGGGATCTGGCTAGGTGCTGATACTGATTCGGCTGGTTATAAATTTGAGCGGAAATACGGATTAGGCGGCTATGGGGAGAGGTCCAGGGAATAATGGGAACTTCAATCTGAAATTGCTCCAGAAGTATTTCATAGAGGGATTCTGGCAGGCCCTCTGGAAGGGGTAGGGTCGCCATGGCTCCGATCATTTCTGCTGGAGCAGGAAGGGGAATGGACAGGGTCTGGCTTAAAAGCTGGCGAGCCTGTAAAACCCGATCGTGGTTGCTGGCCATTAACTCTGGCCAACCTCCGGGTAGTAGAGACCCCAGAAAGCGAATCGCCTCTGGAACCGCCAGATAAGCTGTGGGATCGCCGGTACCGGTCCAATCAAACTCCAGGTGGAAGAAGGATCGATCGCGCCGGGGAGAATTGGCTCCATGACTGATGGTGAGCGGGCGCAGGGTGCCCTGGCGATCGGGGGGAACGTAGAGGAATGCGGCTCCCTTCGGTGCACAGAGCCACTTATGGCAGTTGCCTGTGTAGTACGCAGCGCCGATCGCAGATAGATTCAGGGGGATCATGCCTGGGGCATGGGCTCCATCTACCAGGGTTGGAATGCCCCGATCGGCCAGTTGTCCCACCAGTTCTGCCAGGGGAAAGATTAGAGCCGTCTGACTGGACACATGATCCACCAGGGCCAGACGGGTGCGGGAACTGGCCCTAGCCAGCACTGCTTCCACCACCTGATCCGGATCTGCGATCGGAAAGGGCACCTCTGCTACCACTACTGTGGCCCCAGTTTGCTCCGCTACAAAATTCAGCCCATTGCGACAGGCATTGTACTCGTGGTTTGTCGTCAATAGTTCGTCGCCGGGGCCAAATTGCGGCAACAGCGATCGCAGTACGGTGTTTACCCCTGTCGTGGCGTTAGGGACAAAAGCCAGTTCTTCTGGATCAGCTCCGACAAAAGCAGCCAGCTCACGACGGGCCTGATCCAGCAACCCTTCCCACTCTCGTCCAAAGAAGTGGAGAGGTTGTCGTTCCAGGCGATCGCGCAGCTCTTGCTGTACCTGAAGCACCGGGATTGGACAGGCTCCGAAGGAGCCATGGTTGAGAAAGGTAACTGTGGGATCAAGGGACCAAAATTTGCTCCAGGCGGTGTCATTAGTCATTAGCCATTAGTTATTAGTGATTGGATTACTTCCTTTCCTTCCCTCGCGCTCAGGCTCTGCCTGGGTGCCCCAGCATGAATGTCAGGGTGGGTCAATGACACGGAAGGTCAAATTAATTCGGGGTGCAACCGGACGTTTGGTCTTCGGCACCTGATGTTGCCAGTCGTGCTGAGCGGAGCCTTGCATCAGAAGCAAGCTGCCGGAAGTGAGTTCCAGTTGGTGCCGCAAGCCTTTTTCACGTCGATGCCGCAATCGGAAACGGCGTGTTCCTCCTAGACTGAGGGATGCAATAACTGGATTCAGGCCCAGTTCTGGTTCATCATCGCTGTGCCAACCCATACTGTCGTTACCATCCCGGTAGAGGTTGAGCAACACGCTATTGAAGCTGACCCCAGAGACCGCCTCTACCGTTGCCTTCAGCTTCAGTAGCAGGGGCGTCCAGGGGGCGGGCTGCATCGTAATTCGGGAGTAGGTATAGGACTTACCCGCATCCCCAACCCAGGCAGTGAGTCTGGGTTGGGGCATAGAACGACCGTATATCGTGATCCAGTCCTGCCGCCACTCGATCGTTTCGACCAGTTCGGTAAAATAGCGATCGCAATCTCCCCCATCCAGTAGGGAAGGATAGAAGCAGATATCAGCATTCAGAAGTTGGCCTGCAAACATTAACCGCTCAGGCTTAGACCCTGCTCCTCAGGTCAATTCAGGGGGTTCCCGGTTTAATCACGACAATGCCATAGGCTTCAGGGGAAAGATGTTGCTGGGCAGCAATCTGGAGATCGGTGGCGGTCAGAGCCTGGATGTGGGCAGGATAATGGAAGGCCGGAGTTAAGTCGGCAACCAGGGTCTGGTAGTAGCCGTAGAGACTGGCGCGATCGCTGGGCATTTCATTGCCGAAGACAAACCGATTGGCGACCTGGGTCTGGACACGGGAGACTTCGAGGTCACTGACGAGGTCTGTTTGTAGAGTTTGAAGATGGGTTAAAATCGCCGATTCTACTGCGGGGACGTTTTCGGCGGGAAGTTGGGCGGAGATGTAGAAAGTTCCCTGCTGGGCGTAGGTCATGTTGCTGGCGGAGATGGCTGAAACCAGACCCCGTTCTTCCCGCAAATCGCGCACCAGGCGAGCGGTTCTTCCGTATCCCAGGATGGAAGCCAGTACATCCAGGGCATAGGTCTGGTTCAGGTTGG is a genomic window containing:
- a CDS encoding pentapeptide repeat-containing protein, yielding MANKEHLALLEQGVASWNQWWDRQTEQATQANGATSDMANLREADLHEADLRQVNLSGADLCMANLEGANLRNANLEGANLYTATLYIGNLREANLYQADLREVNLSRADLCMANLEKANLAMANLEGASLYTAILYVVNLREANLYKADLREVTLSQANMREANLRSADLREADLSLSNLVGADLSKASLYMANLVRANLCMANLVGTNLYKANMLGVNLIGANLYKANLPGANLQQADLREATLSQANLSHTNLQGADLCMANLQQANLTNANLIKANLSKANLWEANLNGARLTGATMPDGSRHP
- a CDS encoding aminotransferase class V-fold PLP-dependent enzyme; amino-acid sequence: MTNDTAWSKFWSLDPTVTFLNHGSFGACPIPVLQVQQELRDRLERQPLHFFGREWEGLLDQARRELAAFVGADPEELAFVPNATTGVNTVLRSLLPQFGPGDELLTTNHEYNACRNGLNFVAEQTGATVVVAEVPFPIADPDQVVEAVLARASSRTRLALVDHVSSQTALIFPLAELVGQLADRGIPTLVDGAHAPGMIPLNLSAIGAAYYTGNCHKWLCAPKGAAFLYVPPDRQGTLRPLTISHGANSPRRDRSFFHLEFDWTGTGDPTAYLAVPEAIRFLGSLLPGGWPELMASNHDRVLQARQLLSQTLSIPLPAPAEMIGAMATLPLPEGLPESLYEILLEQFQIEVPIIPWTSPHSRLIRISAQIYNQPNQYQHLARSLLQLHQERDFS
- a CDS encoding alpha-ketoglutarate-dependent dioxygenase AlkB is translated as MFAGQLLNADICFYPSLLDGGDCDRYFTELVETIEWRQDWITIYGRSMPQPRLTAWVGDAGKSYTYSRITMQPAPWTPLLLKLKATVEAVSGVSFNSVLLNLYRDGNDSMGWHSDDEPELGLNPVIASLSLGGTRRFRLRHRREKGLRHQLELTSGSLLLMQGSAQHDWQHQVPKTKRPVAPRINLTFRVIDPP